In Coregonus clupeaformis isolate EN_2021a chromosome 15, ASM2061545v1, whole genome shotgun sequence, one genomic interval encodes:
- the ch25hl2 gene encoding cholesterol 25-hydroxylase-like protein 2, which produces MTAGGLFSDVAVPWIPHLDVANLTLGLGLPEPSVLQPVWDYLLQYHQAELRNPLFPVVISVSTYLLLVTLYTLLDVLAPSWPTLNRFKLHPDRPVTWDNIWTTLGLTVYNHLVYVFPAAVGQWLWRPPVPLPREAPTLTSFLLGILGCTVVFDFQYYLWHLLHHRVPWLYRTFHAMHHQYLQPFSLVTQYLSAWELISVGFWTTVDPLLLQCHCLTAWGFMVFTICVSTEDHCGYDFPWSLHRLVPFGLWGGPPKHDAHHRMPGTNFAPFFSHWDWLGGTNMVPTVPSRDKSVTKGLKGRKDKGTA; this is translated from the coding sequence ATGACTGCTGGCGGTTTGTTCAGTGATGTGGCTGTCCCCTGGATTCCTCACCTGGATGTGGCTAACCTGACCCTGGGTCTGGGGCTCCCGGAGCCATCCGTCCTCCAGCCAGTGTGGGACTACCTCCTGCAGTACCACCAGGCTGAGCTGCGGAACCCTCTGTTCCCTGTGGTCATCTCCGTCTCCACCTACCTCCTCCTGGTGACCCTCTACACCCTGTTGGACGTCCTGGCCCCCAGCTGGCCCACCCTCAACCGCTTCAAGCTCCACCCAGACAGACCTGTCACCTGGGACAACATCTGGACCACGCTGGGTCTCACAGTCTACAACCACCTGGTCTATGTCTTCCCCGCTGCTGTGGGCCAGTGGCTGTGGAGGCCACCCGTACCGCTCCCTCGCGAAGCCCCCACTCTAACGAGCTTCCTCCTGGGCATCCTGGGGTGCACGGTGGTCTTTGACTTCCAGTACTACCTCTGGCATCTCCTCCACCACAGAGTCCCCTGGCTGTACCGTACCTTCCACGCCATGCACCACCAGTACCTTCAGCCCTTCAGCCTGGTCACCCAGTACCTGTCCGCCTGGGAGCTGATCAGTGTGGGCTTCTGGACCACTGTGGACCCCCTCCTGCTGCAGTGCCACTGCTTGACCGCCTGGGGCTTCATGGTGTTCACCATCTGTGTGTCCACTGAGGACCACTGTGGCTATGACTTCCCCTGGTCTCTGCACCGCCTGGTACCCTTCGGCCTGTGGGGCGGACCCCCCAAACATGACGCTCACCACCGGATGCCTGGGACAAACTTTGCCCCATTCTTCTCCCACTGGGACTGGCTGGGGGGGACTAACATGGTGCCTACCGTCCCTTCCAGAGATAAATCTGTTACGAAAGGTCTGAAAGGAAGGAAAGATAAAGGGACTGCTTAA
- the LOC121583354 gene encoding protein S100-A1-like encodes MPSQLQSAMDALITVFYKYSGNDGDKYKLNKGELKQLLNSELTDFLMSQKDPMLVEKIMNDLDSNKDNEVDFNEFVVLVAALTVACNDFFQEKQKKKAN; translated from the exons ATGCCAAGTCAACTCCAGAGTGCCATGGACGCACTTATAACCGTTTTCTACAAATACTCCGGGAACGACGGCGACAAATACAAGCTCAACAAGGGAGAGCTGAAACAGCTACTGAACAGTGAACTCACTGACTTTCTCATG TCTCAGAAAGACCCCATGCTGGTGGAGAAGATCATGAATGATCTGGATTCCAACAAAGACAACGAGGTGGACTTTAATGAGTTTGTGGTTCTGGTGGCGGCCCTGACCGTAGCCTGCAACGACTTCTTCCAGGAGAAGCAGAAGAAGAAAGCCAACTAA